A genome region from Gossypium hirsutum isolate 1008001.06 chromosome A04, Gossypium_hirsutum_v2.1, whole genome shotgun sequence includes the following:
- the LOC121228312 gene encoding nuclear autoantigenic sperm protein isoform X7 encodes MPNSGFRGILFNRKIDTPERRKTPQKEISHEEEKDMEIEDESRDEKDIDVCSEDGPEEPSEEIIVHFEDQHQHKGEDAASSKDILGDKKGMAITGPEEKCNEESKSMTTGLEKKRDEEQKGTGSEEKRNEESKNTTTSLEGKRNEERKSTATGSEEKRNQELKSTTTSLEEKRNEESKRTRPEESKSKRSPFKEKHEDPMKDSKKKLHEESKETTTGLEEKRNDEQKGSEEKRNEEQKVTATDSKKKLNEESKETTTGLEEKRNEEQKGPEEKPKEESKGTTSGSKEKRNDEPKDATASSEDKRNKKLKGKSDVGNKTLTRWRELPPRHYIVKIKSFWSLIKSLEKNKLKNYKSDEFEASGFTWHLLLYLSVEKESPHVSLGLEFVSSKKLDEEIKAVVIFFLHDQLNNRYLSIQDTDVKRFNGKNKELKLSQIVPPGCFENPLNGYLVKDECAFGVEVFVLKDESKTRASFRTLMKESKKVYTWNVNRLFLLETTRGVYSKPFTFRSNLEEVYKWRLHLYKGIDEMNNRYMSISLCLLQKGNQTEFPLGWKMHLEFKLSLTNRDVKKLSRSGKALFSVEDKAWGFPKFIELEGLRGCDDMKIEVEFIKMSMEIIDQKAKAMAKAKEESSP; translated from the exons ATGCCTAACAGTGGGTTCCGTGGAATTTTGTTTAACAG AAAGATTGACACTCCGGAACGAC gGAAGACACCACAGAAGGAAATTTCTCATGAAGAGGAGAAAG acatgGAAATAGAGGACGAATCTCGCGATGAGAAAG atatcGACGTGTGTTCTGAAGATGGACCTGAAGAGCCATCGGAAG AAATAATTGTGCATTTTGAAGACCAACACCAACATAAAGGGGAAG atgCAGCATCTTCAAAGGATATACTTGGCGATAAGAaag gtaTGGCAATAACAGGTCCAGAGGAAAAATGTAATGAAGAATCGAAAA GTATGACTACAGGTTTGGAGAAAAAACGTGATGAAGAACAGAAAG gCACAGGTTCGGAAGAAAAACGAAATGAGGAATCGAAAA ataCGACTACAAGTTTGGAAGGAAAACGCAATGAAGAACGGAAAA GTACGGCCACAGGTTCGGAAGAAAAACGTAATCAAGAACTGAAAA gtacgACTACAAGTTTGGAAGAAAAACGTAATGAAGAATCAAAAA GAACACGTCCGGAAGAATCGAAAA gtAAGAGATCACCTTTCAAGGAGAAACATGAAGATCCAATGAAAG ATTCAAAGAAAAAACTTCATGAAGAATCGAAAG AAACGACTACAGGTTTAGAAGAAAAACGTAATGACGAACAAAAAG GTTCGGAAGAAAAACGTAATGAAGAACAGAAAG ttacaGCAACAGATTCAAAGAAAAAACTTAATGAAGAATCGAAAG AAACGACTACAGGTTTAGAAGAAAAACGTAATGAGGAACAAAAAG GTCCGGAGGAAAAACCTAAAGAAGAATCGAAAG gtACGACTTCAGGTTCGAAGGAAAAACGTAATGATGAACCGAAAG ATGCAACGGCAAGTTCAGAAGACAAACGGAATAAAAAACTGAAAG GTAAATCCGATGTCGGTAATAAGACATTAACGAGATGGCGAGAATTGCCGCCGAGACACTACATAGTAAAAATCAAGTCATTCTGGTCACTTATCAAAAGCCTTGAAAAAAATAAACTCAAGAATTATAAATCAGATGAGTTTGAAGCCAGTGGCTTTACGTG GCATTTACTACTATACCTCAGTGTCGAGAAGGAAAGTCCACATGTCTCTCTCGGCTTGGAATTTGTGAGCTCTAAAAAATTGGACGAGGAGATTAAAGCTGTTGTGATCTTTTTCCTACATGATCAACTTAACAACAGATATTTGAGCATTCAAG ATACCGACGTGAAGCGATTTAATGGGAAGAACAAGGAATTGAAACTTTCTCAAATAGTTCCTCCGGGATGCTTCGAAAACCCTTTGAACGGATATCTAGTGAAAGATGAATGTGCGTTTGGAGTGGAGGTTTTTGTTTTGAAAGACGAAAGCAAAACTAGGGCTTCTTTCCGAACCCTGATGAAAGAAAGCAAGAAAGTCTACACATGGAATGTGAACAGACTTTTTCTTTTGGAGACAACAAGAGGCGTATATTCAAAACCATTCACTTTTCGATCTAATTTGGAAGAAGTCTACAAATG gaGATTACATCTATACAAAGGAATTGATGAAATGAACAACAGATACATGTCCATTTCCCTATGCCTGCTACAAAAGGGAAACCAAACCGAATTTCCTTTGGGATGGAAAATGCACCTTGAATTCAAGCTTTCTCTAACCAATCGTGATGTCAAAAAATTATCACGATCAG